A single genomic interval of Scyliorhinus canicula chromosome 15, sScyCan1.1, whole genome shotgun sequence harbors:
- the inka2 gene encoding PAK4-inhibitor INKA2 isoform X2, translating into MKEAGDGLQDQMNSMMGALQELKLLQVQTALEQLEISGRQSQASSITSSQQRLRNGKDEPKSIEGWPGSKIERKISKPNSSKLRASSLSNFPGQPEKPMDWWLGEYLKEAPCEEMQSSALLSKPLDHLKDAPSSALSRLDLDKQIQAVAPPEVHRLPTASKSGSKTRQDCNASDDWTSSLLSQSRNRQPLILGDNVFADLVGNWLDLPELEKKPHSASLDGRGRHDHVPMLSRSQEFQKKLNLTANIFKKLLRSVRPDKSKRAKEKCSQVPASNPGDAITKRSTKGSKQKVTFYFALRGSNNQNSKVQDGCGSCCTTLLDERNMKSNNCTNKLVQAVAEKQSQFDYNTVVWV; encoded by the coding sequence ATGAAGGAGGCTGGAGATGGGTTGCAGGACCAGATGAATTCTATGATGGGCGCCCTCCAGGAGCTGAAACTTCTCCAAGTGCAGACAGCTTTGGAACAGTTGGAGATCTCAGGGCGCCAGAGTCAAGCTTCATCCATCACTAGCAGCCAGCAACGATTGAGGAACGGGAAGGACGAACCCAAGAGCATTGAGGGCTGGCCAGGCTCCAAGATAGAGAGGAAAATCTCCAAACCCAACAGCAGCAAACTACGTGCATCGAGCCTCTCAAATTTCCCAGGGCAGCCTGAAAAACCCATGGACTGGTGGCTAGGGGAATATCTAAAGGAGGCTCCTTGTGAAGAAATGCAGTCATCAGCATTATTATCGAAGCCTCTTGATCACCTGAAGGATGCCCCATCATCAGCTTTATCCAGACTGGACCTCGACAAGCAGATCCAGGCTGTTGCCCCGCCAGAGGTCCACAGGCTCCCTACAGCAAGCAAATCGGGCAGTAAGACAAGACAAGACTGCAACGCCTCAGATGACTGGACCTCCTCTCTGCTCTCCCAAAGTAGAAATAGACAACCCCTCATTTTGGGGGACAACGTCTTTGCTGACTTGGTGGGCAATTGGTTGGACTTGCCTGAGTTGGAGAAGAAGCCCCATTCTGCCTCCTTGGATGGGAGAGGTCGACATGACCACGTCCCCATGCTCAGCAGATCTCAGGAATTCCAGAAAAAATTGAACCTCACCGCCAATATCTTCAAGAAGCTGCTGAGAAGCGTCCGGCCTGATAAAAGCAAGCGGGCAAAGGAGAAGTGCAGCCAGGTGCCAGCGAGTAACCCAGGAGATGCCATCACCAAGAGGTCCACCAAGGGATCCAAGCAGAAGGTGACTTTTTACTTTGCGCTGCGAGGGAGCAACAATCAGAACAGCAAggttcaggatggatgtgggagcTGTTGTACCACATTATTGGATGAAAGGAATATGAAATCCAACAATTGCACGAATAAACTGGTCCAGGCAGTGGCTGAGAAACAGTCTCAGTTTGACTATAACACTGTAGTTTGGGTGTGA
- the inka2 gene encoding PAK4-inhibitor INKA2 isoform X1, translating to MDNSLRRLKQELQSMKEAGDGLQDQMNSMMGALQELKLLQVQTALEQLEISGRQSQASSITSSQQRLRNGKDEPKSIEGWPGSKIERKISKPNSSKLRASSLSNFPGQPEKPMDWWLGEYLKEAPCEEMQSSALLSKPLDHLKDAPSSALSRLDLDKQIQAVAPPEVHRLPTASKSGSKTRQDCNASDDWTSSLLSQSRNRQPLILGDNVFADLVGNWLDLPELEKKPHSASLDGRGRHDHVPMLSRSQEFQKKLNLTANIFKKLLRSVRPDKSKRAKEKCSQVPASNPGDAITKRSTKGSKQKVTFYFALRGSNNQNSKVQDGCGSCCTTLLDERNMKSNNCTNKLVQAVAEKQSQFDYNTVVWV from the coding sequence CAATCTATGAAGGAGGCTGGAGATGGGTTGCAGGACCAGATGAATTCTATGATGGGCGCCCTCCAGGAGCTGAAACTTCTCCAAGTGCAGACAGCTTTGGAACAGTTGGAGATCTCAGGGCGCCAGAGTCAAGCTTCATCCATCACTAGCAGCCAGCAACGATTGAGGAACGGGAAGGACGAACCCAAGAGCATTGAGGGCTGGCCAGGCTCCAAGATAGAGAGGAAAATCTCCAAACCCAACAGCAGCAAACTACGTGCATCGAGCCTCTCAAATTTCCCAGGGCAGCCTGAAAAACCCATGGACTGGTGGCTAGGGGAATATCTAAAGGAGGCTCCTTGTGAAGAAATGCAGTCATCAGCATTATTATCGAAGCCTCTTGATCACCTGAAGGATGCCCCATCATCAGCTTTATCCAGACTGGACCTCGACAAGCAGATCCAGGCTGTTGCCCCGCCAGAGGTCCACAGGCTCCCTACAGCAAGCAAATCGGGCAGTAAGACAAGACAAGACTGCAACGCCTCAGATGACTGGACCTCCTCTCTGCTCTCCCAAAGTAGAAATAGACAACCCCTCATTTTGGGGGACAACGTCTTTGCTGACTTGGTGGGCAATTGGTTGGACTTGCCTGAGTTGGAGAAGAAGCCCCATTCTGCCTCCTTGGATGGGAGAGGTCGACATGACCACGTCCCCATGCTCAGCAGATCTCAGGAATTCCAGAAAAAATTGAACCTCACCGCCAATATCTTCAAGAAGCTGCTGAGAAGCGTCCGGCCTGATAAAAGCAAGCGGGCAAAGGAGAAGTGCAGCCAGGTGCCAGCGAGTAACCCAGGAGATGCCATCACCAAGAGGTCCACCAAGGGATCCAAGCAGAAGGTGACTTTTTACTTTGCGCTGCGAGGGAGCAACAATCAGAACAGCAAggttcaggatggatgtgggagcTGTTGTACCACATTATTGGATGAAAGGAATATGAAATCCAACAATTGCACGAATAAACTGGTCCAGGCAGTGGCTGAGAAACAGTCTCAGTTTGACTATAACACTGTAGTTTGGGTGTGA